The genomic interval AACAAGGACATATAACTTCCCATGTAACATGGGGGAAGGTTATCTATCATTAGGATTGTCCCCATGTACTCTTTACACTAAATGAATGAATCATGATTGAATTCTTATTACTCACTACATGGTAGGCCACAAAATCACTCCTCATtgactcttttttgttgttgttctattaGAATTATCATAGAAGCACAAACCTGGTGACCTGAGCCCAATTCTTGGAGGCTACATAACAGCAGGAAAGAACTAAccccacagagttgtcctctgaccttcacacacaccatAACATGTGCATCCACATATAATTCCCACAAATacaaaaacagacatatacaaataataataggAGTAATAATATAAGAATTTAGGGTCCAGTgcggtggctcagcaggtaaaaatgtTTGCCCTTCCCCTATCATGATCAAAGTTAGAGCCCTGtagcccacatggtagaaggatagaaatactcctgaaagttgtccttggATTTCAACATATATGCCACAGTTCATTTGTGCCCACACATATgcattacacatatacatataaacacattaaaGGAATGGATGAAAAAAGTTAAACTAAAGATTTACtataaaatcttacatttattaTAAAAGCTGTTATAATTTATTAGGGTTACAAATTACTATACATGCTGTTTTAACAAAGTACTGATATAACTggtcatattttaaaactaacattTATGCCTCTGAATTTACAATTTCTTCATTATAGTCTTATGTTActgtatttataattatatatttctatttttaagtgtatGCTTAATTTAAGAACATTAAATTATTGTAGAAAGTAATTAGGAGTTCAAAAATATGgatctttaaatattattttggatTTTGCTATATTGAATCCTTGTATCAAAAATTCttctttacaaaaaataaaatttcataagcaaatttttattttgtgtatttaatacatgatttgcaaatatttttgatTTGCTATAACtctattttgtatttatgtttactgttttgtttattcttggtTTCACTAAGGccttaatttcaaaataataaaaaccataaGATGTCTTTTATACTGAAACTTTAGGGTCTTGACATGATGACTATGTATCATAAGCATTTGTTGTATGCTTTAAAAAAGTAACAAatgggatgaatatgatcaaaatatccTATGTGATCTATGAATTTCtcaaaaacttaatttaaaatcatacttttctttaatattagaAATACTTAGGTGTTCTATTTTCTAAATTCATATAATGATATTATGATAGTTTTATCTTCATACAGTGTAGGAGAAACttattttggtttgcttttggaatgcaatgaaatattcattttcacCTTTACTGTAAATTCAGGCTCAGAAACTATTTATAAAATACACCGCcaagctggatggtggtggcgcatgactttaatcccagcacttgggaagcagaggcaggcggatttctgagttcgaggccagcctggtctacagagtgagttccaggacagccaggactatacagagaaaccctgtctcgaaaaacaaaaaaaaaaaaaaaaaaaaaaaaaaaaaaatacaccaccAAATAAATAAGACTAGGTATACATTAAAAGTTTCAGTGTCTGTAGCTATTTTTGTTATCAgaataatcacacattttaaagaacattGATAGTTCTTAAAACTTAAATGCACCTTATGTGTCAATTGGATGATCTATTTTGTACTGTTTTGATAATGCTTGTTGTTATGACAAACTGATTGATGCTGTTTAAAATTACCCCCCAACAGGTGAGGGCCACCTCCCTTCACCAAATTTCTGCTTACCTTCTACCAAATAGTCTTTTAAAGAGGTATTGGGTGTTttagaaatcaagaaacaaaaagattGCTCTTGATCCTCACTGGAACAAATTTCTCAGGTGCAGATAACAAACAGCCATGTTCTGATAAGTTCATTACTGCACTTGTGTTTTCAGATGACAGTGCCTTtgtcctgttttcagagtatgtTGTTACTAAATTACCACCCAGAGGCAACTTAAACTGTGCATTCTTAAACTCCTCATAAACAGGGGCTCCTGAGAGAGCCACGGTGCAAAGCCACCCTCCTTCATACCAATGACACAAAGTACATAGCTTCTGGGTAAGAGAGCAGAACAAACTTAAGATTTGTATCACcatatttctttgtttcattaCTAGTATTGTTTATTATCTTAGTTCATTGTATCTTAGTAAGAGTCTGAGGATTTTTCGTTtcactgaaacatttttattacaatCACAGTCTAATTTCATAAAGTGTTTCTCTACTATCTAATATGAAATGCAACTTTTGAAagagcacatgtgtatatatgagagtgaaacagagagagaaaaagagagagagaaagagagagagggagagagagaggagagagaacagttaCTCCTCTTAACCCAATGAATTTTTAGATTTGCTGACCTCATACAATCTCACTTAGCATATTTATTAGCTGTTTTAATTGTATCAGATTTTCTTCATGTAATTTCagttgtgttttccttcctttgctAAACTTAATCCTCAGTGTTTTCAAGGCTGGATCTTGACTCATAATCAATGGAATTCCTTATCTGAATTCACCATGTCACTGATACAGAAGACTCCCACGTCTTTTACACCAAGTTACTGCAAAGGGCATGCTTTGGCGAAACCACATCATCTTCTCTTCACCCACATAGGTTGTGAGATTGTTAAGACTATTTACTTTTAAACTCAACTGTATACTCAGTATACAGTGGctcctcaataaatatttttaatggaaGGAAGATCAATTGCAATAAATATGCCATGCTGTCTTAAATCACCTACAACAGATTTGTTCTTGGTGAAATTCCTTGGTTCAGCAGACTGAGGAATAGGTAGTTATTTCTAATGGGTTACAGAATTTCTACTTGTGGTGATGCAGAGATTTGTAAACAAAATTTGAAGGTTCCCAATATTTTAAGCATAATAAGATCACTGAATTGTAGGCTTTGAAAGGCTAAAATGGCAGAGTTCATAGTAGGTATAGTTTTATGATAACACAGTAAAAGTTCATGTTCTTTGTTGATATGACTCTTATTCATCAAATATCACATAATAAATCAAACCAACTATGGATAGGCTGAATATTACATCATTGAAAAAGAAAGATGCAAAGTAGGATGTGTCCTTATGATCAAGAACATCTGGAAatgggactgcagagatggctcagtggttaagagtactgactgctcttccagaagacctaggttaTATTTTCAGCTCCCATGTAGCAGCTCACAATCattttaattccagttccagaactCAAAGGAAATATGCAGGAAGGCCAGCTGCTTGAGGATTCTTGTCACTATGACTGAATGCAACTAGTAAGAAAGTATCCTTGAGATCCTTGTACACCCAGGAATCTGCCTACTGAGGTAAATGAAAGATCGAACCAAGCCCACAGTGACCCTTAAagtgtttttgtatgttgaactAATCATGCTTAGAAAACCAAGAAGCAGAGGTCAAAGTCATGAGGTAAGTATATTCTTTACAGAGTGCCATCTTTTGAAGTAATTCCTTGAGATACTTCTGCTCTGCATTCCCTCTCCAACCACATGCTTCCAGACTTCTCACAGTGACTCATCTACCTGTTATCTTTATCTATTTCAAACCCAACCCAGGTCCAAAGGGCTTTAGTCTCTTCTAGCCTTCTAAGACCAGGGATGAGACCAGGGATGATGACACTGGTTCTAAGAAATACCTGTCattgattaaataataaatatgtatgtgcattCTTAATTCCTTGAAATAGATCTTTACTACCATGTTCCCTCTACTTCTAGCACATGAGCTTCTGTAGAGAGACACAGTAGACCTCCATGGCTCTTCTTTCAAGTGATCTACATTCCCTCCTAACCTATTCATTTTCCTTTCAAGACTGAATATCCATCTACAGCCTACACCTAACTTTACAGGTATGAAGGAATTGCTCTGAGATCCTCAAAATCTTAAATGTTACATGATACTGACTTACTAAGATTAGCAGAAACAGTAAACTCAAGCCAGGAACTCATTAGTCTTTTGTATATGTGGGGATTATTGTCACCTTCTCTTTACAAAAATGTCAAGTATTCTCAGGCGAATTTGTTTGGTGTTGATGCCATAGACTAGGGGGTTGAGAACAGGAGGCACAAGGAGATAAAGATTTGCAAGTATGATGTGTACCTGAGGAGGCACATGGTGGCCAAAGCGGTGGGTGAAAAATGAGAAGAATGCAGGGATATAGAAGACAAGAATCACATAAATATGGGCTCCACATGTGCTGAATGCTCGGAACTGGGCATCCTTTGAGGGCAGTCGCAGCACGGCCTGCAGAATCAGGAAGTAGGAGGTAGCAATGAGGACTACGTCCATGCCGGTGACTGAAAGTGCTACAGTAAGACCATAGATGGTGTTAGGCTTAATGCTGGCACAAGCCAGCTTAGCTATCCCCATGTGCTCACAGTAAGTGTGAGGGATGATACGATGTCCACAGAAGGGTAAACGTTCAATGAGAATGACAAAGGGGAAAACAAAGAGAAGGCCACGCGTCACACATGCCAGACCAATCTTCCCAATTACAACGGCATTGAGGATGGCTGTATAGTGGAGTGGTCTGCAGATAGCCACATAGCGATCAAAAGCCATGGCCAGCAGAACAGCTGACTCTGTGGCAAAGACTGCATGAACGAAAAACATCTGGGTGAGGCAACCATGGTAGGAAATGACATGGGATCTGAGCCAGAAGATCGCCAACATTTTAGGCAATGTTGTTGAACAGAGGACCAGATCAGTAATAGAGAGCAGGCACAAGAAGAGGTACATTGGCTCATGGAGAGCCCTGTCTGTTATAATGATGCAGAGGATGGTACCATTTCCGACCAGAGCAAGGATGTACatggaacagaagggaatcgcaATCCAAACATGCTGGTCCTGCATCCCAGGGATCCCAAGCAAAACAAATGTGGAAGGGTGGAAGGCAGTTCCATTGGGGATGGAGGCAGAGAGCATCATGATGCAAGGTGAAGACCTTCTTCCTAAAAGGGGTTAGAAAATAAAAGGATGTTATCTTAAATGATGTCTGTGCCTACTAAATGTCCATTCAAGTTCTTGTTATCTGTTCATATCAATGCTGCACAAATTCATGCCTTCTTTGTTTCTAGTATACATTATTAAGATTCTTTAAGTAACCGTGTTTAACTTACTTCCGGAATCTCCATCTTCTAATAAAACATCTACACTATGTTCCAAATGTTCTGATATGAATGCAGTCAATTTAACCTTTCTTAGTGTGAATACATTGTATGGAATATTTTGTATTCAACTTCTCTAGCTTGCCCTCTACCATCCTGTGTTGTGTTCTGGTCACTGGGTCACTGGCATGGATTACACTCCTCACATTCTTACTAGTACAAGTATTTTACCATAGAAAATAGCAGTCGTTTGCTAGAGAGGAAGGTGATGAAGGGTAGGTATTTATTTCTCGAGGAAGTGTTGTTAAAAACTTCCTTAGCTGAACTGTCATTTTGACTCTGACTTATTCTGGTGACCACATCCCCTTATCCCTTCAGACTAAATGTTGTCACCTATGAAACCCCACAGCATCTGTGATGgccttacacatacacaccacattgTAAGTGGTTTCTCAGGAACAATTTCCTAAAGTATCTTAGTAAAAAGTTTGATCTCTTTAGTTTGGGGATGCTAACACAAGACGTGCACGTCTCCTCCTATGCTTGCTTTTGCCTCCCTTCAGAGCATATTTCACCTATATTTAACCAAATACTTCATGTTTCTATCATGCTGAATGCTGTGAAATACCTGACACACACATGCTTTCTCAAACCACATGCCTTtcatatggcatatatatatatatatatatatatatatatatatatatatatatatatatttgtcacCTGACACACTGTTGTGTCAGATGTTAGCTGAATACATTTTCATCTGACATCTGCTTTCATGTAGtgatatgtgtacacacacacacacacacagacattaaaGCGTAAGaattttaattccttaataattgtGTTTTCCCTAACCTCATCCCTGTTAAACTAAAGTTTCTGCATCTTATGTGCCCTACAGACATTAGACCAATAAATGTTGTTGGATGAGCAATGAGTAAGGCTTGGACTCAGCAGTTAAGTTTTGTAAAAGACTCGGATAAATGACTGCTGTTGAAAAATGGGAAATTCCACCTGGGAACCTtctttaagaacaaaataaaaacttcccTCCCTAAATGTATGGTTTCTACCATGTTTTCTACCCTGTATATATTCCAGGAAAAGTTCCTATCTCCTCTTATTTAATATACTATAGTGTGAATAATATTAATTAACTATTAAGATTAATAATGTATAAATTAATTGAATtgaatttatataatacatatctGTCTGTTTCTAGACACACCACATTTATGGGTTTCCTTACAGACTATCTCCAGAATATTCTGCTTTGGAGATTTAGAGTTTAATATGTAAGAACCACTTAGTCTTGAT from Arvicanthis niloticus isolate mArvNil1 chromosome 1, mArvNil1.pat.X, whole genome shotgun sequence carries:
- the LOC117724496 gene encoding olfactory receptor 52D1-like, which codes for MMLSASIPNGTAFHPSTFVLLGIPGMQDQHVWIAIPFCSMYILALVGNGTILCIIITDRALHEPMYLFLCLLSITDLVLCSTTLPKMLAIFWLRSHVISYHGCLTQMFFVHAVFATESAVLLAMAFDRYVAICRPLHYTAILNAVVIGKIGLACVTRGLLFVFPFVILIERLPFCGHRIIPHTYCEHMGIAKLACASIKPNTIYGLTVALSVTGMDVVLIATSYFLILQAVLRLPSKDAQFRAFSTCGAHIYVILVFYIPAFFSFFTHRFGHHVPPQVHIILANLYLLVPPVLNPLVYGINTKQIRLRILDIFVKRR